In Novosphingobium sp. MMS21-SN21R, a single genomic region encodes these proteins:
- a CDS encoding 2-oxoglutarate and iron-dependent oxygenase domain-containing protein produces the protein MPLETLPVISLLSDPATLSRELGDSFQTFGFAMVKDHGVDPDLIARAWALTAEFFALPEAEKRRYHISGQGGARGYTPFGTEIAKGAKLHDLKEFWHVGRNLREGHALSASMPPNIWPARPEQFRETFEALYAEFDKVGARILSRIAVWLGLDERWFDPAIDDGNSVMRLLHYPPVPDAESGAIRAGAHEDINLITLLLGAEEAGLELLAKDGSWIGVSPPEGAMVVNIGDMLQRLTNHVLPSTTHRVRNPDGERARHSRYSMPFFLHLRSDFAFRTLPQCITAGNPDRYPVSITADDYLQQRLREIGLRK, from the coding sequence ATGCCTCTCGAAACCTTGCCGGTGATCTCGCTGCTCAGCGATCCGGCAACCCTGTCCCGCGAACTGGGCGACAGCTTCCAGACTTTTGGCTTTGCCATGGTCAAAGACCACGGCGTCGATCCCGATCTGATCGCGCGGGCATGGGCACTTACCGCCGAATTCTTTGCACTGCCCGAAGCGGAAAAGCGCCGTTACCACATTTCCGGCCAGGGCGGCGCGCGCGGCTATACGCCGTTCGGCACCGAAATCGCCAAAGGCGCCAAACTGCACGATCTCAAGGAATTCTGGCACGTCGGCCGCAACCTGCGCGAAGGCCATGCCCTTTCCGCCTCGATGCCGCCGAATATCTGGCCCGCCCGCCCCGAACAGTTCCGCGAGACGTTCGAGGCGCTCTACGCCGAATTCGACAAGGTCGGCGCGCGCATCCTGTCACGAATCGCGGTATGGCTCGGGCTGGACGAGCGCTGGTTCGATCCCGCAATAGACGACGGCAACTCGGTCATGCGCCTGCTGCACTATCCACCGGTGCCCGATGCCGAAAGCGGTGCTATCCGGGCTGGGGCGCACGAGGACATCAACCTCATCACCCTGTTGCTCGGGGCAGAGGAAGCGGGCCTCGAACTGCTCGCCAAGGATGGCAGCTGGATCGGCGTGTCCCCGCCTGAAGGCGCGATGGTCGTCAACATTGGTGACATGCTGCAGCGCCTGACCAACCACGTTCTGCCATCGACCACGCACCGCGTGCGCAATCCCGATGGCGAGCGCGCGCGCCACAGCCGCTATTCGATGCCGTTCTTCCTGCATCTGCGTAGCGATTTTGCGTTTCGCACCCTGCCGCAATGCATCACGGCAGGGAATCCCGACCGCTATCCCGTTTCGATCACCGCGGACGATTACCTGCAGCAGCGGCTACGCGAGATCGGCTTGCGCAAGTAG
- a CDS encoding EVE domain-containing protein: MTKINIADTAGRNLWLMKSEPDVYGWDDLVAEGEGTWDGVRNHLAARNLRTMQPGDLAFFYHSNIGIEIVGVAVITVGGLTDPSDPDGKWAAVKLKPVEKLPSTVTLKQVKATPELAEMDLIRLSRLSVGAVRPQEWALILKMAGVS; encoded by the coding sequence ATGACCAAAATCAACATCGCCGACACGGCTGGCCGCAATCTGTGGCTGATGAAGTCGGAGCCGGACGTCTATGGCTGGGACGATCTTGTCGCAGAGGGCGAGGGCACGTGGGACGGGGTGCGCAACCATCTTGCTGCGCGAAATCTGCGCACAATGCAGCCCGGCGACCTTGCGTTCTTCTATCATTCGAACATCGGCATCGAGATCGTAGGGGTGGCGGTTATCACGGTGGGAGGGCTGACCGACCCGAGCGACCCTGACGGCAAATGGGCGGCGGTGAAGCTCAAGCCCGTCGAGAAGCTGCCCAGCACGGTAACTCTCAAACAAGTGAAAGCCACACCGGAACTGGCCGAAATGGACTTGATCCGGTTGTCGCGATTGTCAGTCGGAGCGGTCCGCCCTCAGGAATGGGCGCTGATCCTGAAAATGGCGGGCGTCAGCTAA
- a CDS encoding CsbD family protein produces the protein MGELTDKAKGLANEAAGNVKQGIGKATDNAKLHGEGVAQERKGEAQQVAGKVKGALGDDV, from the coding sequence ATGGGTGAACTGACCGACAAGGCCAAGGGCCTCGCCAACGAAGCCGCTGGAAACGTGAAGCAGGGCATCGGCAAGGCGACCGACAATGCCAAGTTGCACGGCGAAGGTGTTGCTCAGGAACGCAAGGGCGAAGCCCAGCAGGTGGCTGGCAAGGTCAAGGGCGCACTCGGCGACGACGTGTGA
- a CDS encoding MFS transporter — MTTSTHLVRTRRFLPLFITQLLGAFNDNLYKNAMVLYVVYSVYSSEAAEARFSAIASGLFILPFFLLSALAGQLADMRDKARIIRIVKACEIAIMLVGGTGLVLAWAGMEVEAIAIPLMLAALLAMGVHSTFFGPIKYAILPQHLHEGEVLAGTGLVEAGTYIAILAGTILAGWIPVEVAAGGVVLTALIGYFSGRQVPPAPPMIDAQPVDYNVWRSSVQLIRNTTRHRQVFMAIIAISFFWTVGTVLFIQFPPLAKNVLSASKEVASLFLVMFSVGIAIGSMSINALLKGTVSARYSPVSVIAMGVCITAFHFVCRAWTPHAGGALMDVSTFLAQPLAVPLLLCLLGIAVAGGMFVVPLYAFLTTVVDKSETARTIAANNIVNSGAMVVGSLLAVALSALGVAIVDQLLLGAGMCVVSAWLGYLLYKAECAAR, encoded by the coding sequence ATGACAACATCGACGCATCTGGTGCGCACGCGCCGCTTCCTGCCGCTGTTCATCACCCAGTTGCTGGGTGCCTTCAACGACAACCTCTACAAGAACGCGATGGTCCTGTACGTCGTGTACAGCGTCTATAGCTCCGAGGCTGCCGAAGCGCGATTTTCCGCCATTGCGTCGGGTCTGTTCATTCTGCCATTCTTTCTGCTATCGGCACTTGCAGGCCAGCTCGCAGACATGCGCGACAAGGCGCGGATCATCCGCATCGTCAAGGCCTGCGAAATCGCGATCATGCTGGTCGGTGGCACCGGGCTTGTGCTGGCGTGGGCGGGCATGGAGGTTGAGGCCATCGCCATCCCGCTGATGCTGGCGGCGCTGCTGGCCATGGGCGTGCACTCAACCTTCTTCGGCCCGATCAAGTATGCGATCCTGCCGCAGCATCTGCACGAAGGTGAAGTGCTCGCCGGGACTGGACTGGTCGAGGCCGGCACCTATATCGCGATCCTTGCAGGCACGATCCTTGCGGGATGGATACCGGTCGAAGTGGCAGCAGGCGGCGTCGTCCTGACCGCGTTGATCGGATATTTCTCGGGAAGGCAGGTCCCTCCTGCCCCACCGATGATCGACGCTCAGCCGGTAGATTACAACGTCTGGCGCTCTTCGGTGCAGCTCATCCGCAACACCACCCGGCACCGGCAGGTGTTCATGGCGATCATCGCCATCAGCTTCTTCTGGACCGTGGGCACGGTGCTGTTCATTCAGTTCCCGCCGCTTGCCAAGAACGTGCTGTCAGCCAGCAAGGAAGTGGCCAGCCTGTTCCTCGTGATGTTCTCGGTGGGCATTGCGATCGGTTCCATGTCGATCAACGCGCTGCTCAAGGGCACTGTATCTGCGCGCTATTCACCCGTATCGGTCATCGCGATGGGCGTATGCATTACGGCATTTCATTTCGTGTGCAGGGCGTGGACGCCTCACGCTGGTGGCGCCTTGATGGACGTCTCGACGTTCCTTGCGCAGCCGCTCGCGGTGCCGCTACTGCTCTGCCTGCTCGGCATTGCAGTGGCGGGCGGCATGTTCGTGGTGCCGCTTTACGCGTTCCTGACCACGGTGGTCGACAAATCCGAAACTGCGCGCACGATTGCGGCGAACAACATCGTCAACTCGGGCGCGATGGTGGTGGGATCGCTGCTGGCCGTGGCACTTAGCGCGTTGGGCGTGGCGATTGTCGACCAGCTTCTGCTTGGCGCTGGAATGTGCGTGGTTTCGGCCTGGCTCGGCTATCTGCTTTACAAGGCCGAGTGCGCCGCGCGCTAG
- the pgsA gene encoding CDP-diacylglycerol--glycerol-3-phosphate 3-phosphatidyltransferase gives MLTLPNLLTLSRIVTVPLLAALLWWPAWRLGYGLAFGVYCLMGVTDYFDGYLARAQGAVSKLGIFLDPIADKIMVAAVILVLTAQGILTGPYVGDMHVIAGLVILVREIAVSGLREFLGGIQVSVPVSRLAKWKTTFQMVCLGALILGQAMPEWTADVGLLVVNVPHTVGLTTLWAAAVLTLVTGWDYLRVGLKHMD, from the coding sequence ATGCTGACGCTGCCCAACCTGCTCACCCTGTCGCGGATCGTGACCGTCCCGTTGCTTGCCGCGCTGCTGTGGTGGCCCGCATGGCGGCTGGGGTATGGCCTTGCTTTCGGCGTCTATTGCCTGATGGGCGTGACCGATTATTTCGATGGCTACCTCGCCCGCGCTCAGGGCGCGGTGAGCAAGCTCGGCATCTTCCTCGATCCGATCGCTGACAAGATCATGGTTGCCGCCGTGATTCTGGTACTCACTGCACAAGGCATTCTGACCGGGCCTTACGTGGGTGACATGCACGTGATTGCGGGGCTGGTCATCCTCGTGCGCGAAATCGCGGTATCGGGCCTGCGCGAATTCCTCGGCGGCATCCAGGTCTCGGTCCCGGTAAGCCGTCTCGCCAAGTGGAAGACAACCTTCCAGATGGTGTGCCTCGGCGCGCTGATTCTCGGGCAAGCCATGCCTGAATGGACGGCGGATGTGGGCCTGCTTGTCGTCAATGTGCCGCACACAGTCGGCTTGACGACGCTCTGGGCGGCTGCAGTGCTGACGCTGGTGACCGGGTGGGATTATCTGCGGGTTGGCCTCAAGCACATGGATTGA
- a CDS encoding hydrogen peroxide-inducible genes activator, producing MSTYLPTLKQLQYLVALHEHGHFGRAADASFVSQSTLSAGLRELESLLGVTLVERTRRVVRFTPLGNQVVAKAHRLLREAEELSELVQSHGAPLGGELRMSVIPTIAPFLLPRILPRLRKERPQLKLFLREEPSAAAIESLHHGRADCVLLALPYATGEVEAEVLFKDQLFVAFPKDDPRDPPATITADLIDETRLLLLEDGHCLKEHALAACNRPEMRASATMIGTSLHTLVQMVDNGLGLTMLPQMAIDAGILHDTNIVVRPLKADHAWRDIALVWRKNSPRAEEFQLLAAELRAG from the coding sequence ATGAGCACCTATCTGCCCACGCTCAAGCAGCTGCAATATCTCGTCGCACTGCACGAACACGGGCATTTCGGGCGCGCGGCAGACGCCAGCTTCGTCTCGCAGTCAACGCTTTCGGCGGGCCTACGCGAACTCGAATCGCTGCTCGGGGTCACGCTGGTCGAGCGAACCCGCCGCGTGGTTCGGTTCACGCCGCTAGGCAATCAGGTTGTCGCCAAGGCGCACCGCCTGCTGCGCGAGGCGGAAGAACTGTCCGAACTCGTGCAGAGCCACGGCGCCCCCTTGGGCGGTGAATTGCGCATGAGCGTGATCCCCACCATCGCCCCGTTCCTGCTCCCGCGCATCCTGCCCCGACTGCGCAAGGAGCGCCCGCAACTGAAGCTATTCCTGCGCGAAGAACCCAGCGCTGCAGCCATCGAATCGCTGCACCATGGCCGCGCCGATTGTGTGTTGCTCGCCCTCCCTTACGCCACTGGCGAGGTCGAGGCCGAAGTCCTGTTCAAGGACCAGTTGTTCGTCGCATTCCCCAAGGATGATCCGCGCGATCCTCCGGCCACGATCACCGCCGACCTGATCGACGAGACTCGCCTGCTCCTTCTCGAAGACGGCCACTGCCTGAAAGAACACGCCCTCGCCGCCTGCAACCGCCCGGAAATGAGGGCCAGCGCGACGATGATCGGCACGTCCTTGCATACTCTCGTCCAGATGGTCGACAACGGCCTCGGCCTGACGATGCTTCCACAAATGGCCATCGATGCCGGAATCCTCCACGACACCAACATCGTCGTCCGCCCGCTCAAAGCAGACCACGCCTGGCGCGACATCGCACTGGTCTGGCGCAAGAACAGCCCGAGGGCGGAAGAATTCCAGTTGCTGGCGGCGGAACTGCGAGCGGGTTGA
- the rnd gene encoding ribonuclease D, whose translation MKIHPLITTTEALAELCDRLAQGDFITVDTEFMRENTYWPELCLVQIADDKEAAAIDPLAPGMDLKPLLDLMCDNENVLKIFHAGGQDVEIIYNLTGKTPHPIFDTQIAMMAVSQSEQIGYSNLVESWLGLTIDKGARFTDWSRRPLTERQIEYAIGDVTHLSKIFPKLLKRLIKTGRGEWLDIEMEKLADPDNYRADMETVWQKIRAPSRNPAVLGRLKALAAWREREAMDKNIPRGRIMRDETLADIASHPPRDQTDLAKVRGLSSGWKENDIGRRLMNTISEAKPLTDAEMPPKAPRGAPLGKEGALVADLLKLLLKIRSREIDIAARLLARTDDLELLAAGQRKNLAILEGWRFEQFGRDALELVEGKLAFAVVNGKLKMAHIDDIGGSADEPEVVVHIDE comes from the coding sequence ATGAAGATACATCCGCTGATCACCACGACCGAAGCCCTTGCCGAACTTTGCGACCGGCTTGCCCAGGGCGACTTCATCACCGTCGACACCGAATTCATGCGCGAGAACACCTACTGGCCGGAACTGTGCCTCGTGCAGATCGCCGACGACAAGGAAGCCGCCGCGATCGATCCGCTGGCGCCCGGCATGGACCTCAAGCCGCTGCTCGATCTGATGTGCGACAATGAGAATGTGCTGAAGATCTTCCACGCAGGCGGGCAGGACGTGGAAATCATCTACAACCTGACCGGCAAGACCCCGCACCCGATCTTCGACACGCAAATCGCGATGATGGCGGTCAGCCAGTCCGAACAGATCGGCTATTCCAACCTCGTCGAATCTTGGCTCGGCCTGACTATCGACAAGGGCGCGCGCTTTACCGACTGGTCGCGCCGCCCGCTGACCGAACGCCAGATCGAATATGCCATCGGCGACGTCACCCATCTGTCGAAGATTTTCCCCAAGCTGCTCAAGCGCCTGATCAAGACCGGGCGCGGTGAATGGCTGGATATCGAGATGGAAAAGCTGGCCGATCCGGACAATTACCGGGCCGACATGGAAACCGTGTGGCAGAAGATCCGTGCGCCCAGCCGCAACCCGGCCGTGCTTGGCCGTTTGAAAGCGCTCGCCGCGTGGCGCGAGCGCGAGGCGATGGACAAGAACATCCCGCGCGGTCGGATCATGCGCGATGAAACCCTGGCCGACATCGCCAGCCACCCGCCCCGCGATCAGACAGACCTTGCCAAAGTGCGCGGGCTTTCAAGCGGTTGGAAGGAAAACGACATCGGCCGCCGCCTGATGAATACCATCTCCGAGGCCAAGCCGCTGACTGACGCCGAAATGCCGCCCAAGGCCCCGCGCGGTGCGCCACTGGGCAAGGAGGGCGCGCTGGTCGCCGACCTGCTCAAGCTGCTGCTCAAGATCCGCAGCCGCGAGATCGACATTGCCGCACGCCTGCTGGCCCGCACCGACGATCTTGAACTGCTCGCCGCCGGGCAGCGCAAGAACCTCGCGATTCTCGAAGGCTGGCGCTTCGAACAATTCGGCCGCGATGCGCTCGAACTGGTCGAAGGCAAGCTCGCCTTTGCGGTGGTGAACGGCAAGCTCAAGATGGCGCATATCGACGACATCGGCGGCTCGGCGGATGAGCCTGAAGTCGTGGTGCATATCGACGAATGA